The Lolium rigidum isolate FL_2022 chromosome 2, APGP_CSIRO_Lrig_0.1, whole genome shotgun sequence genomic interval AGACCAGCTAAGAGTTTCACTTCAGTCATGATCGCTATGCTCACATGTTGCCCATCGCATTTCAGTGGCCCAATTTACAGCACCGTGCAAGATTCAACACCTAAGAATGAGCAAATAGTTAGTAAAAAATTTGTAGATAATACCTAGATCAGAATATGCGAAGGAAAAAAATTCAAAAGCCAATAAACGTAGTTGCAGACTGACCGTCTCACTGCTCAGCACCATCCAGTATCCTTCTAACTTTGTCCATGGAGCTGCACACAATACAACAAGCTATTAGACCGTTAATGTGCAGTGGAGGGAGGGGTGGAGATAATAATGAAGGGAAAAGACCTTTTTGGCAGATTAGGTAAGAGACCCTGGACAGCATTCATCACAATGTCAGCTTTTGGGTTTTTCGCTTCAGAAACTATGGCCAAAAAGTTCTGTTACCTTACAAGGGAACCGCAAactgaaaacataaaaaaaagtaCAAAAGCTTTACTGGTGGTTTCAGACTGTACCTCGAGGATCTTCAGAATCAGAACTGCCTCCAAGATAACATCCGGAAATTTCATGAACCGCCTCATTTTCAGCCAACATGTTTTTAAGAATTTGCCCAATAAATTTGTGTGCGGTACTTGCGGTGTCATCACATACTTCAGAGAGATCTTCTTCAAAGCATCTAGTCATCTTCACATTGTCCTTCAAACAAGGATCCTTCATACTAGCAGCAGCTTCATTGTCTCCATAATGTCCATCATCACCCACGTATTCAGAATCTTCAGCATTGTTGATAGTAAAATTTGAACAGCAGCCCTCATCCATGTGCTGCTCCGAAGGAGAACCGAAGTAGTTGCTCCCAGTGAGTACAAAATCGTTATCTCCGCTGCCACTGTAACTCTCTAAGCTGAATTCATCATCACTCAGGCCTTCTTCTATGGCACAACGCGCAAAAGATCTAAGGCGACTGCTTAAATCCAAGACCGCATCTACTTCAACTTCCTTTCTCTCTTCTGTGAGAATAACCTGCTGACATGTAGGAGACATTCCAACTAAGAAACCGATAGCACGTAGTGCCAAATCTGGTAAATTACCATCATCACACTCAAACAAGCATTCTGTCAAGTACTTCCTCACAGCTGCCTTGAATGATGCCATCTTAACTTGAGAAACTTGACCCATAATGGACCGCAGCAATTTCATTTCATTAGTATTGATTTCTGGTAGCAACCAAAGAGCATTCAGGATATCTTGCTGCAGTGACATAGTTCCACGCGAAAAGGGGAAGAACTCTGACTGTGAGATATCCATGCTCCTTAGTGTTAGTTTCTGATATAGTTTCATCACTGACAGTGCTTTTGCAAGGTTCTTTGGAAGATCCTTGCCTTCCTGCAGCTTTGCTATCATACTTTCACATCTTTTCCTTATCAAGTTAACGAGGTGGCTTCTGCTGGAAGTTCGAGATACATGCAGGAATTCTGGGGGACATGACTTTTGAATGAGCTTTCTATTTATTGTAATAGCAGCTTGCTGGGAAATTTCATCCAACCCAGCTAAAGCTTCATTTATAGATGACAGAAGCATTGGTGAAACAGGTGTTGCAAGGCAGACAGAATCAGGTTGATAGCTGCATGGATTTGTTAAAATGCCAGACAACAGAATCTTGCCATTTTCACTGTCCAACTTGGCCAAGTATTTTGGAAGGTGGTCCTTCACGATTTTCATCACTGTAGGCCTGATTTTCCTGAAACTAGTCCCATTATGGGTGACAATTTTAGCCACTGAATCAAGTGCTCCATTGCTTAATTTGCTGATTGTGCGGTGCATAATCTTCAAGCTTTCTGGACAGAGAGAGCCGTCCTTCTGTTTCTGCAACTTAAAAAGCTCGAAACCATCCAGAACTACATGGTGATTGTAGCAATTCCATTGCAAGCCAAAACTTTTTTCGATGTTAGATCTTACTCTCTCGCTGGACACCTAGAATACACATATTACTGTCATGTTTATGCTACATGGATGTTTACTATAAAACAGCACAAGAGGGCAAGAGAGCCACTAAGTGAATATCATAATAAAGAAGGTCGTCAAACTGAGACATGTTAGCAAGACAATGCACTTCAAAAGTAAAACATTATAAACTGCGGCATAGTAACAAAAGATGTATTACATCAATATACTAAATATAACTTCTCTTACAGATAGAGTATTTCTCAAGGATCAAGTCAAGTGAttactatgaaattgatagagctAACAACAGTAGCAATGAATTAAGCTCTTTCTCAATGATGTTCTCTCATCTCAGGATATAGTCTATCTACTTCTTCCAACGCCCTAATCCCCTTCAAGCCATGCTGTATAGCCTTCTACATGTGTAGCTATGTCGATGTGAGGTTCACATGAAGCAACATATTTGACCACACGACGTATTAAAAACACTAAATGTCCTCGTACTACTTGTAACACTAGAAATACGATCATCAATCACTCATTCTTATATAAACAAAACAGATTAGATAATTGACTACGCAGGCAACATTAATATGGGGAATACCGAAGACATATTGCAACTGAAAACTTTAAGCTGTAGGTTCTGTTAAAGTATGAACAACTTACTTCATCGGTCCTGACATCCGATTCAGCCAAGTATCTGTGGAACAGAGATATTTTTGGAGGGTTACTAAAATATTGATAATGCTAAAGTAGCCTTATAAATAGAAAGAAAACAATAATAAAGCTGGTGGTTTGTCATATTTTACAAGATAAGGTCACATGCCCAGGACTCATGGATCATTTGTGCGCATATATGAAGGGTGAGTTTTGCTCTATCAAAGTTTTTTGCAAAAACACGTGGAACATGGGAGCCATGAAGGTAACTAGCTAAATCATGCATATTGTTTTCAAATGAGAAATATGCAACTCCATCAGTTGTAATACCGCAGAGCATATGGTATAGAGCAAGAAATAATCGGCGGAGACAGTTACTTACACTTCTTTGAGAAACTTTGGTCGCTTAAGTCTGAAAGGGACCCCTAATTCGGGATGCAACGAAGCAAGCCATCTGCATACATAGAAATGTAAGGTGCCGTTCAGAGGGAGGGGGCAGGCATACAGGAGCAAGCGCAGGACAGCACAAACCTTCGCTTCTTCTTGATGAGACCTTGCTGACGCAGAAAAAGAGAGCACAGCCTGTTACCATCCTTGAAAGAGAAGGCAGCCGTACCCTCTGGGTAAAAGCCACACAGGAAAACATTTTCAGATGTATAAGTATAACATAACAAGAGAATACCAAATGTTTTAAACAATATGATAGCAACAGAGGTACATACATGAGACATATCAATTTGTTTTTCCGAAATATCTTGATTTTTTCCGGAATGTCATACAAATCAATTAAGAATATATGGTGTCAGCATGAAGTGCTTTGTATGCAGATGATTACTCTAGAAATACCATGACATGTTTACACTAATAAAATAAAGTTTCAAGGCACAGTAGGCACTATAACAAGTAGTGCAGTCAAGGCATCGGAAGGATGAAAATAAGATTAAATCACCTTCCTGCGAAGAAATCATTTGGGCTCTTGAATTTCCTTATGCGACCTGGAAAATAAGAATATGGCATAAGCTTTCAGTAAGTAAAGTCAGGATGCTACGTATGAGGATGATTTCAGATATcatgaggaaaatatatttccTCTGGAACAATGAGCTCCCACGACGAGCacatcattttttttattttcacaaTGGTCAAGGAGATACCAGTTTATTCATCATATAAACTTCAGCCAGCGACAGAGTTGCCTTCCATGCAAGCGAGACTTTCAATCTAAGATTGGACATGTTCCATGCAATAAGTATAAGGAGACGCAGATTTCTCTACTCTATGTCTATGCTGAGCTTTAACACTCGGCCATCCGGCTACTTTGGTAAAATCCCGAAATTCAGATACAAATCCCATACGGCCATACCACAACCACTCAATCTTCTTCATCATCTGTTCCTAACAAGAAATTACCTGGTTGAGAGGAGCCGCAGCCGAGCCGGGGAACAGTCAGCAGGAGTTTTCTGCAGCAGGACTGACGAAGAGAGGGTGCGGGGCCTTAGGGTTCCGGGGTGGGAGCTTGCTGGCGACAGGGCTTAGGGCTTTCGggtgaggaggtcgccggagatgAGGAAGATGGGAGGGGGCTTAGAGGGCGGCGGAGAACCGGCTGTGGGTGGGACGCGGTAGCAGGCGGTTaggccggcggtggtggcggcctgGCGGGGGAAGGAGGAGGTGTGCGAGTGCGATGGTGACGAAGAAGAACGTGTCCGCGTGTTGGGCCTGGCCCACAATCTCCTTCCTGCCAGGCCTAGCGGGCGCAGAATAGGAGCTCCCCTTGCTGCCTTGGACCTGGCCCGACGCGGTGCGCACCGCGTACCATTCACGCCTACGCACGAATATAGGCCTGGCCCATTTCCTTCGCTTCTGACTTTTTTCTCCGGTTTTTCTGTGACTATGATTTATTTTAAATGCCTAATTAAACACTGCCTTGTATAAATAAGCATTGGTGCTTATAAGGAACCCGATTTATTTTTTTAAAGCATCTCTTTAAGCAACTTGCATTGGTGGTGGCCTCGAAATGTTTGTCACAAGTCGTTGTCGACCCCGGGGAGTCCAGGTTCAACTCCAACGGCCCAAGAATGGTGATGTTGGAGGATGGACTCACGAACCAATGGCAGTTAGAGGCAGCTCGGGAGCCCGCAACGAGGTAACACGGGATATTGATGGTGGACAAAGGCAAAAGAGGGACGGAACGAGATGAAAGGCACACGCGTTATTGGGTCAAAGTTAGGGTACCCTCTATCCTCTTCGGTACAAAATTTGGATTTAACGTTTGCAAAATGATGATGTCACGAAAAAGTTAGCTCATTTTTTTGAAATAAAGAGGGTAGAGGGTACCTCTAACTTTAACCCACTTGCATCTATAACAAGCTTGGTGGAAAAAGCACAAGGTAGAGCAAGTCGATTTTGACGTTGTATGAGGAGATAGTAAAAAAAAAAGGTCGTGCACATGAGATGTGGTGTTTTGGAAGGGCCTCTGTTGGCGTCGGTGGCCCCGTCGCCCCCAAAATCTGTGCAGTGACTCTGCCGAAGCCTTATGTGAGGATGACCGTGACTCCGGCGTATTGGGTACCGATTTCAAAGCTATTGAAGTGGTATATTATTCTCGGGTGAAAACCACAAAATGTCATTTTGTCCAACAAAAGATGACCATCCGGGCATTGTTTTGGTCAAGAGCCTTAAATTGAAAATGTAATTTACGTAGGTTCACAGCCTTAAAGCCACAAATCTAATCGAGCCCTTGGGCATCTCTAGTGAATGGTCGACACGGTGGTCCAAGTGATATATAGACGATAGGCGAGGAAAAAAAGAAGTCCTCAGCAGATAGActatcagagcatctccacccgcgtcccccaaaccgttccccaaatcgcgccggattaagcgtttgggggacgtgtttcgttcgtgccgcgtttgggggacgtcgctccccagccacgtcccccaaacgccgccccaatcagaaattcaaatagatgccttcaaaagagatcgttcccgccgattcgtcgcgatcagagtagcggcgatcgatcaaagtactgtgcgcgcgatcatattacaaaccggtggtgcatgcaaattagaagaaggggaaggggttgggcgatggcgtcgtatcctgagtcgaggcaggcccgtcgagcacgatgacctcgtcgcgatccgccCGTTGTTGTGCATGGTGCgttcgctccgtcgccgacgcgagaGGCCGACGTAGGTGTAGCGATAGAAGACGCGTCGGCTCTGCTCTtgccgcgctgccgccgccgccgatgccgccgccgggccgccgcgtccgccgccgccattttggcttcgatgtcgtcgaggatctggcctttgaagaagttgtgcgccgctcgcgtccggggagacattccctctgtcgacgttctcatcagggacatgtcgtccctgcgtttcttcagctccagcttctcctcttgcctcttgagcagctcggcccacctttggtcggtcttcttgtcgcgggagataaaggtcgaggagacgtcggctaggcatttcgtgatcgacgcctgcgtcttctcagacgatgcagcgtcggccaagccggccttggcagccttgttgccagtaggacgccctgtcgaagttgtCAGCGGcacgtccagatcaatggcgtcattccccttggacagcgacaagcgcgtcagccgccatttctcattcattttgagtttgccatagcaatgcatgagcacgaaagacttgtgaccttccgagttcttcgcgtacaaatccatggccctatcaaactaaccaaaggaagcagagtcatttcatcgaacacaatgtaggcgctacggattatggaagaaagagtcgtaccagtttGGCGACGTcggcgctcgccgtcgcctccggtctctaagtcgtgatggtactcatggaaggagttcaccgacgcctggatgatggcccatcgcgtcgacattgccttctggctcctcttcattggcactttctgGTAGTcgttgttgatgagcttgcgctcatcgaactcggccttgatcctcgcccaatacttcccgcctttttggttggcgccgatgatggagtcatggctcaccgttgcccacgactcgcacagacaaacatcttccagaaccgtccacttcgggcctcgtgtgcccgacgccgacgccttcttcttcttcttcgtcctcgcgccgtccgcgtctacctccacgagatcatcgtcaccggcaccctcgtcgtcctcttcctcgccgccctcttcgtcctcgtcttcgtcctcctcgtcgtcctccaccccgtcctcttcctcgtcgtcctccacctcaaccccgtcgtcctcctcagcaccggcgccgtcatattcgagcggacccctgcggtgacccagcataccactgcatgttgtagtatacaagtcgttgatatgatcttcatgaagggacttcttcacaaatatcacatccctcagagtggtacaacagaaacattgcaggtcataacactcgataatatattacaatcatggtcttaacaagttggtattctcacaggtccgatgagaacaccctacaacaTTAGGTACtattacaaaccaacatagatatgaaaagagctcagcaacttatttaagtatcccactacgctgctcggctctagattactaaggtatatcactactcctccacctccatgtcatcgggtccgtagactatcccatagtctactccttcaactcctccggaaagatcaggttcctcgtagaccagctcgtagcttcctcctGGTGCTTCATCGGCGATGGtctccacttccgtatcacagtctagcaagggtgtcgaaataaagtgagtacaggggtactcagcaagttcaaaagagtaaaaggtgtttgatgcactagctacgaccctcgatcagaaaatcttaggtcaatgcatgtttcgaaatcatttcttcaaaaggtttattttattccgaaaactatgcccgtcagtcttcacaggttgactagaacttcacggagttcctttcctgccgcgttcgcagttcccttcccggaacagggagtgacagccacaatttaatacactctgcagaggtgcgttacttttcccataagagatctcaccctttttgccatccgcgagggacttgcccccgttcacacttccttggtgtgaggccgggtataaagatccaagcccacaccgccttctccgcgacctcgcggacccacccttttgtaagtctgtcctctcatatatctatgggtagactaacacgagcacttgttctctcctataccgttaaggtagactgatccgaacaacttatgtgcccggtcctatacaccatagatagaccgatccggacaacccttacaatccttcatagaccaataataagtctaccctctcccgtatctaatggtagactatgcgggaccacatgtccccacctttaccaaagatagaccgatccgggcaacccttattaccaatccgttggcatgcgagagggaaaagatacagctggcttcccagagccattatagatcttatggtcaacgcgatatgtacggcgctagaatcactcggacggcattggtacttagtcctagatgaatagtacccttgcaatggaacctccaccaatcaacacataccatggttccattgccgaccacatagtcatattcataattggaaaagtaacagtttattttcaatgcaggaatgataagtaatatagctttgcattaaagtgatagaaaatactcaaattgacatgagcaagggtgaacttgctcgtggactgcgagatagtgcggttcaatgcgttggatggaacccggacctcgggttctgtaaagaagcatcattgtccggtaaggacaatgttataaaatccaaatgatgcatgcatggatgtattattttatgttgattccctttaccccaatgagttattacaatttagggttgagttaagatttatgcctttggcgagtaatttgcaattgttttaatgtataaaccactttaattcacacaaggtaacataattcaaagtaaaactactttattttggtgattcattatttattccaaaataatttgaaataatagagttgtctcAATATTTTTGAGAATACAGAGGAATAGAAtatcttcctttggaaaatacccttttcaaatagaaatgacttggaataatagaatttcattttgaaatgtttaaaaataagtatttgaacttatttgggatttttccttgatttattaatacaaggaaatataatttgaaattccaaatgtttattttaaattcataaaattcacaaatttaaatttgttcattaaattttatttcatattttattcttatcaagaataatttttcattcaccaatccaatttttaatgaatttttagagttgaattttatttattaaaatttggtgaaattctggTTATTTTTAAATGTGAAATGACTAAAATAACcctcctggcccctattgggccagcccattaacctaagcccatgggacagcccactaaggcgtgccccatagcggctcggtggagccgaacggcccaccgctctcactcactcggccctctctcacTTTCGTTCCTAACCCTAGCTTCTCTCTCGCGACgccctggcgatggcgtcgccgccgtggccgccgccgcgctccggccatcgccgtgctcctccgccgtagccacctaccaaaCCAGAACCGCCGCgcacagatctatcgatctgtccgcgtggttttctcattctcttcctctcctggcgaatcgcctccgttctggatctcgtggagaatcgcctccacgaactccggcgagctctcgtcctcgccgacgatgggtgcgccccggggttgacttggcgcgggtgctgctcgcggcactcgtgccgtcgcctcgaGTGCTCGCTACGGTGGTtttgggttcgccggcgtaacgtcggcgcctaccctggattggcagctgttagggccgcgcgagcactg includes:
- the LOC124693196 gene encoding uncharacterized protein LOC124693196, whose product is MISSQEEGTAAFSFKDGNRLCSLFLRQQGLIKKKRRWLASLHPELGVPFRLKRPKFLKEVYLAESDVRTDEVSSERVRSNIEKSFGLQWNCYNHHVVLDGFELFKLQKQKDGSLCPESLKIMHRTISKLSNGALDSVAKIVTHNGTSFRKIRPTVMKIVKDHLPKYLAKLDSENGKILLSGILTNPCSYQPDSVCLATPVSPMLLSSINEALAGLDEISQQAAITINRKLIQKSCPPEFLHVSRTSSRSHLVNLIRKRCESMIAKLQEGKDLPKNLAKALSVMKLYQKLTLRSMDISQSEFFPFSRGTMSLQQDILNALWLLPEINTNEMKLLRSIMGQVSQVKMASFKAAVRKYLTECLFECDDGNLPDLALRAIGFLVGMSPTCQQVILTEERKEVEVDAVLDLSSRLRSFARCAIEEGLSDDEFSLESYSGSGDNDFVLTGSNYFGSPSEQHMDEGCCSNFTINNAEDSEYVGDDGHYGDNEAAASMKDPCLKDNVKMTRCFEEDLSEVCDDTASTAHKFIGQILKNMLAENEAVHEISGCYLGGSSDSEDPRVSEAKNPKADIVMNAVQGLLPNLPKSSMDKVRRILDGAEQ